The proteins below are encoded in one region of Penaeus vannamei isolate JL-2024 unplaced genomic scaffold, ASM4276789v1 unanchor921, whole genome shotgun sequence:
- the LOC138861120 gene encoding serine/arginine repetitive matrix protein 2-like, whose protein sequence is MVLLWTQHEGERLEPQPTDEQLLQSPRKDDKDNLKPSTSKAPESAAAVATTSSSSPVPTIRVEDLSVEVEAQPPSEKHVVTLRQVSDVIKRSAFLPSPSPPAPPSSRHAHSSTSSTASSSSAFPSPSSSPSSPPSHPRSPPQPAPSSSPSALEGAIIEEISVDTLEVASSSAECVTRLPPEKTATLGPAISLERKEGGEDEGEAAGRKKKQHKRKFYTLPRNWRSKAADFILTKGTVTRLESAFLVAGWLRAPPLALLPGSLCRSLSKLVLPGPSFRSLISGPYLRKSCSFQVTLQGRPSRPVFQVLLSGPSFQVLTSESRSLCSGAFLCRALGPRFPQYLSSFQVPGDLRIADEILGLIDVCEVQVLIDVCEVHAL, encoded by the coding sequence ATGGTGCTGTTGTGGACCCAGCACGAGGGCGAGCGCCTCGAGCCCCAGCCCACGGACGAGCAGCTCCTCCAGAGTCCCCGCAAGGATGACAAGGACAACCTCAAGCCCTCGACCTCCAAGGCCCCCGAGAGCGCGGCCGCCGTCgcgaccacctcctcctcgtcgcccGTCCCGACGATCAGGGTCGAGGACCTGAGCGTGGAGGTCGAGGCCCAGCCGCCCTCCGAGAAGCACGTGGTCACCCTGCGCCAGGTCTCCGACGTGATCAAGAGGAgcgccttcctcccctctccctctccgcccgccccgccctcctctcGCCACGCCcactcctccacgtcctccacggCGTCCTCCTcgtccgccttcccctccccgtcctcctccccctcgtcgccCCCGTCCCACCCCCGCTCTCCGCCCCAGCCCGCGCCCTCGAGCTCGCCCTCGGCCCTCGAAGGCGCCATCATCGAGGAGATCTCCGTGGACACGCTGGAGGTGGCCTCGTCCTCCGCCGAGTGCGTGACCCGCCTCCCGCCCGAGAAGACGGCCACGCTGGGCCCCGCCATCAGCCTCgagcggaaggaaggaggcgaggacgAAGGCGAGGcggcaggaaggaagaagaagcagcacaAGAGGAAGTTCTACACGCTCCCCAGGAACTGGAGGAGCAAGGCGGCCGACTTCATCCTCACCAAAGGTACAGTCACACGCCTCGAGTCGGCGTTCCTGGTGGCGGGTTGGCTGCGGGCTCCTCCTCTGGCCCTTCTGCCGGGTTCTCTTTGCAGGTCACTCTCCAAGCTCGTCCTTCCAGGTCCTTCTTTCAGGTCCCTCATTTCAGGTCCTTACCTCCGAAAGTCGTGCTCTTTCCAGGTCACTCTCCAAGGTCGTCCTTCCAGGCCTGTCTTCCAGGTCCTTCTTTCGGGTCCCTCGTTTCAGGTCCTCACCTCCGAAAGTCGTTCTCTCTGTTCTGGCGCCTTCCTTTGCCGTGCACTGGGACCCCGATTCCCCCAATACCTGTCGTCGTTCCAGGTGCCCGGTGACCTGCGAATCGCTGATGAGATTCTCGGCCTCATTGATGTTTGTGAAGTCCAAGTCCTCATTGATGTTTGTGAAGTTCATGCTTTGTAG